One Cryptomeria japonica chromosome 9, Sugi_1.0, whole genome shotgun sequence genomic window carries:
- the LOC131074490 gene encoding protein ESSENTIAL FOR POTEXVIRUS ACCUMULATION 1 isoform X1 — protein sequence MADDKRDLLQEIRNNRDGRNSLLDPSGLLVDSFDMETKDFPGSENVIPLSPQWLHPKTAESKFQEARTPNSLNQSGSSDANLKEHWRGDGPLDKKDWRRTTTVENDGGRRWREEERESSAVARRDRRKDGDRETEMWKNDRRSENSSLREAAESKNLSDRWQDAGSRDKKWSTVWGPEDNEKDVRREKRGETDKEDGHDRQASFSTSRLVSDRDSEKVPAWKPRFRLDNSRDNSRKSSGGRGSGFVFGRGRSNSSASNLPVKSPIGASIVTDGFCYPRGKLLDIYRDLKVFSPSLGIPNGFVEVSGITSSDHVEPLAFIPPETEEQAILDDIRKGKITSCEAVSGRSSNIIGRDYRGGNGLPEDILVDSNKQASFDCAADPQVVTDSLLKLCQVELPDLDESELTDSVISKETREDFRGADKVFSLHDSGVETFVSETSSHEVGAAKSNEETSEYPSVGESKRADVNHTRLESKGRKGPENVSNLSSGTFSIEETPVRDIHLTSERVSLPVDASGLFDDKVFDGCDLEEEELKKKDISLGEQGLSPEELTLFYKDPQGEIQGPFLGIDIISWFEQGFFGTDLLVCFADASEGTPFQALGEVMPHLRQKTRAVDGFGSMKDSGNSNKMSLRSGQGVSSSEVGFDNANKNPVFNYNQDKLLSSFSGQSNFPEQDATVLGGYIPDTLKSNLHNIFDLEKQSHLASAMEGREGSLARMTRHGGGSVVGEPISNIETHRVPAFPRNEANDKQLSMQSVAEALGSIWSGQEDDQFLNLRAGFSDSMVSSSVTGNAIPMTPKVQSFTNNQRQDLFRSSKEPSFSVSSYVPTDRAWSEMLQRDAHHLPQFDQNMQQMEQAELLFHHHLQQEQQQHQKHQGLSPGQLQLQPGVALHNQIANSGLGHSIENILLQHPSVLQPSLLPSHKQLVGPTLPQSAMALDPISRLQLQQLQQQAHNPVQMQPQQQLLQQQHHTHAQLPHPHMFLQHQRQSHQTSSDHLLSQIYDPSYEQNHIHPSQSGLIDQLLLRQEGLRPDSQLHQQSVLRPNITMERNLSLEQLFHQRRQELQSHQLSLASQRQYMDERRVSGVWAVDESGEFVQTQASNLQPFDLHQPHQRMLSTQQQHSQFPNFQPSHSLALNADTKSNYPFERVEHHERSVDGRLHGMLDPNFLSFERPTDLSVMNMDFAHSLKQQLQELRMQERLYGTSLAGQDEQFLSKNNLNNSRSLPMHFQALQPEATSRGWEQPSNTHASDVAFQGTGYFMQQGQALDFNIENQGHKLQLGSANWQSKEGSKENHSIRSFTNSHNANLHRGQLQDDSFLQQFSLHSGSTSLVPGNGISNDPEQRQRVLSEVDSTDMSGPVFDSAYRISGQLSKNYTTEEVSEVLKDLAIDGISPTQSQATFTPTGMGYMMQSKSLYETHEERVGGKEASDGSNYAACKSSSEMQMCVATPVYGGYDQMSLDEFVKKEPFHSSNVDELDLSLPHSDSVAQSAQDDNDISELKGSKKHKKRSSKVRGANKTNTVAASDTSSLPNVQDLPAWITGLSKHMGSVHSGIDSSSFLNSSDVSHKVGQSSFERNSVDGRMTFNNDGEQAPNNEWKDSKSSGKASGSLDFATASLLKAKGNSQTINKASDEARECTMENVSSNPAVKHSQGAAFQRKENLQIASLHKSPSSNDTEMRIEGEKSFLNTLKSSKKLEQDREKNKDDYCSVLDSDGQGPKGMKKKGKKGRQIDPSLLGFKVTSNRIMMGEIHRLDD from the exons ATGGCTGACGACAAGCGTGATCTTCTACAAGAAATCCGGAACAACAGAG ATGGTCGCAATAGTTTGCTAGATCCCTCTGGATTGCTGGTGGACTCCTTTGATATGGAGACTAAAG ATTTTCCTGGGTCCGAAAATGTTATCCCCCTGTCTCCCCAGTGGTTGCATCCAAAGACTGCTGAGAGCAAG TTTCAGGAAGCCCGAACTCCAAACAGCTTGAATCAGAGTGGAAGCTCTGATGCCAATCTAAAAGAGCATTGGCGAGGAGACGGACCCCTTGATAAGAAAGATTGGAGGCGAACTACCACTGTCGAAAATGATGGTGGGCGCCGTTGGCGCGAAGAGGAGAGAGAAAGTAGTGCAGTGGCCAGAAGAGATCGTAGAAAGGATGGTGATAGAGAAACTGAAATGTGGAAAAATGATCGTCGATCTGAAAATTCTTCACTGAGGGAAGCAGCAGAAAGTAAAAATTTATCAGACCGGTGGCAAGATGCTGGCAGTCGCGACAAAAAATGGTCTACAGTGTGGGGACCCGAAGATAATGAAAAAGATGTGCGCCGAGAGAAACGTGGTGAGACGGACAAGGAAGATGGTCATGATAGACAGGCTTCTTTTTCCACCAGTCGCCTAGTTAGTGATCGTGACTCAGAGAAGGTACCTGCCTGGAAACCTCGATTCCGTTTGGATAACTCGCGTGATAACTCGCGCAAAAGTTCAGGAGGGAGAGGTTCTGGATTTGTATTTGGTAGAGGTCGTTCAAACTCCAGTGCTAGTAATCTACCCGTGAAATCTCCCATTGGTGCTTCTATAGTGACAGATGGCTTTTGCTATCCACGAGGCAAACTCCTTGACATATACAGGGACCTTAAAGTATTTTCACCCTCCCTTGGTATTCCCAATGGATTTGTTGAAGTTTCTGGGATAACATCATCTGATCATGTTGAGCCATTAGCGTTTATTCCACCTGAAACAGAAGAGCAG GCTATTTTGGATGATATTCGCAAGGGAAAAATCACAAGCTGTGAAGCAGTTTCTGGTAGATCTAGCAATATAATTGGCAGGGACTATCGTGGGGGCAATG GGTTACCGGAGGATATATTGGTTGATAGCAACAAGCAAGCCTCTTTTGATTGTGCTGCAGATCCTCAGGTTGTTACTGATTCGCTGTTAAAGTTGTGCCAAGTTGAGCTTCCTGACTTAGATGAGTCGGAACTTACAGATTCAGTTATTTCTAAAGAGACAAGAGAAGATTTCAGAG GAGCAGATAAAGTTTTCAGTTTGCATGACAGCGGGGTCGAAACATTTGTGTCAGaaacatcttctcatgaagttggAGCTGCAAAATCAAATGAAGAAACATCTGAATACCCTTCTGTTGGGGAAAGCAAAAGAGCAGATGTTAATCATACAAGATTAGAAAGCAAAGGCAGAAAAGGGCCTGAAAATGTTTCAAATCTTTCTTCAGGGACTTTTTCAATTGAGGAAACACCTGTGAGAGATATTCATTTAACTTCAGAGAGAGTTAGTCTACCGGTTGATGCAAGTGGGCTTTTTGATGACAAAGTATTTGATGgatgtgatttggaggaggaagagcTCAAAAAGAAGGATATTAGTTTAGGAGAACAAGGTTTATCTCCAGAGGAGCTAACTCTTTTTTATAAGGATCCTCAAGGAGAAATTCAGGGACCTTTTCTAGGCATAGACATAATTTCATGGTTTGAGCAAGGTTTTTTTGGTACAGATTTACTGGTGTGTTTTGCTGATGCTTCTGAAGGAACACCATTTCAGGCCCTTGGAGAGGTTATGCCACACTTGAGACAAAAAACCCGTGCAGTTGATGGTTTTGGTTCTATGAAGGATTCAGGAAACTCAAATAAAATGTCTTTGAGAAGTGGGCAAGGTGTCTCATCTTCAGAAGTTGGGTTTGATAATGCTAACAAGAACCCAGTTTTTAATTATAACCAGGACAAATTGTTATCCAGTTTTTCAGGGCAGTCTAATTTTCCAGAACAGGATGCTACTGTTTTGGGTGGATATATTCCTGACACTCTGAAAAGCAACTTACACAATATATTTGATCTAGAAAAACAGTCCCATTTGGCATCTGCAATGGAGGGCAGAGAGG GAAGTTTAGCGAGAATGACACGACATGGTGGTGGAAGCGTTGTTGGAGAACCTATTTCAAATATTGAGACGCACAGGGTGCCTGCCTTCCCCCGGAATGAGGCAAATGATAAGCAGCTTTCTATGCAATCTGTAGCAGAAGCTCTTGGTTCAATTTGGTCTGGACAGGAGGATGATCAGTTTCTTAATTTAAGAGCTGGTTTTTCAGATTCAATGGTCAGTAGTTCTGTTACTGGCAATGCAATTCCCATGACACCAAAAGTGCAATCTTTTACTAACAATCAGCGACAGGACTTATTTCGTTCTTCTAAGGAACCGTCATTTAGTGTTAGCTCTTATGTTCCAACTGATAGGGCTTGGTCTGAGATGTTGCAGAGGGATGCACATCATTTGCCACAATTTGATCAGAATATGCAACAGATGGAACAAGCTGAGCTTTTATTTCATCACCACTTACAACAGGAACAGCAGCAACATCAAAAGCATCAGGGGCTGTCACCAGGACAGCTTCAATTGCAACCAGGAGTGGCGTTGCACAATCAAATTGCAAATTCAGGTTTAGGACACAGCATTGAAAATATACTATTGCAGCACCCATCAGTGCTGCAACCATCTTTGCTTCCATCACATAAGCAGCTTGTTGGCCCTACACTGCCTCAATCTGCAATGGCATTGGATCCAATCTCTAGGCTTCAGCTCCAACAGCTTCAGCAACAAGCCCATAACCCTGTACAAATGCAGCCACAGCAGCAGCTGCTTCAGCAGCAACATCACACCCATGCACAACTACCACATCCTCATATGTTTTTGCAGCATCAACGACAATCTCATCAGACATCCTCAGATCATTTACTTTCTCAGATATATGATCCCAGCTATGAACAAAATCACATTCATCCATCTCAAAGTGGTTTAATTGATCAACTTCTATTACGACAGGAAGGCCTGAGGCCTGACTCCCAGCTGCATCAGCAGTCTGTGCTTAGACCAAATATTACAATGGAAAGAAACCTTTCACTGGAGCAACTTTTTCATCAGAGAAGACAGGAGTTACAATCTCACCAACTTTCTTTGGCATCCCAACGACAATATATGGATGAAAGACGTGTTAGTGGAGTTTGGGCTGTTGATGAGTCTGGTGAATTTGTGCAGACACAAGCATCTAATCTGCAACCCTTTGATCTACACCAACCACATCAGCGGATGTTGAGCACACAACAGCAACATTCACAATTTCCAAATTTTCAACCTTCACATTCTTTAGCATTGAATGCAGATACAAAATCCAATTATCCATTTGAGCGGGTTGAACATCATGAGCGTTCTGTTGATGGTAGATTGCATGGTATGCTTGATCCCAACTTCTTATCATTTGAAAGGCCAACAGATTTGTCTGTAATGAACATGGATTTTGCACACTCTCTCAAGCAACAACTTCAAGAATTAAGAATGCAAGAACGGTTGTATGGTACATCCCTGGCGGGACAGGATGAACAATTTCTGTCCAAAAATAATCTCAACAATTCTCGATCTCTTCCAATGCATTTTCAAGCCTTACAACCAGAGGCGACAAGTAGAGGCTGGGAGCAACCCTCTAACACACATGCTTCTGATGTTGCCTTTCAGGGAACTGGTTATTTTATGCAACAAGGACAGGCTTTAGATTTTAATATTGAGAATCAAGGTCATAAGTTGCAGCTAGGAAGTGCAAACTGGCAATCCAAGGAAGGCTCTAAGGAGAACCATTCTATAAGGTCCTTTACTAATTCACACAATGCCAATTTACATAGAGGACAGTTACAGGATGAttcttttcttcaacagttttctcttCATTCTGGGTCCACATCTCTAGTTCCTGGAAATGGGATTTCTAATGATCCAGAGCAAAGACAGCGCGTTTTGTCTGAGGTTGATTCAACAGATATGTCTGGTCCTGTTTTTGATTCCGCATATAGAATTTCGGGTCAACTCTCCAAAAATTATACAACTGAAGAGGTGTCTGAGGTTCTCAAAGATTTGGCTATAGATGGTATTAGTCCCACTCAATCCCAAGCGACGTTTACTCCCACAGGTATGGGTTATATGATGCAGTCCAAATCACTTTATGAAACCCATGAAGAGAGGGTTGGTGGCAAAGAGGCATCGGATGGATCTAATTATGCTGCCTGTAAGTCATCATCTGAGATGCAGATGTGTGTTGCTACACCTGTATATGGTGGATATGATCAAATGTCTTTGGATGAATTTGTCAAAAAAGAACCATTTCATTCATCAAATGTTGATGAGCTGGATTTGTCTTTGCCACACTCTGATTCTGTTGCCCAATCTGCACAGGATGACAATGACATTTCTGAGCTCAAAGGATCGAAGAAACACAAAAAAAGGAGTTCTAAAGTTAGAGGTGCAAACAAGACAAACACAGTTGCTGCTTCAGACACTTCTTCATTGCCAAATGTACAAGACTTGCCAGCATGGATTACAGGTCTAAGTAAACATATGGGGTCGGTGCATTCTGGTATAGACTCTTCATCTTTTTTAAACTCATCAGATGTTTCTCATAAAGTTGGCCAATCAAGCTTTGAAAGAAACAGTGTTGATGGGAGAATGACATTCAACAATGATGGTGAACAAGCACCAAATAATGAGTG GAAAGATTCCAAATCTTCAGGGAAGGCTTCTGGATCTCTAGATTTTGCCACTGCTTCTTTGCTTAAGGCAAAGGGAAATTCACAGACTATCAATAAAGCATCAGATG AAGCCAGAGAATGTACCATGGAAAATGTGAGCAGTAATCCTGCAGTGAAGCATTCCCAAGGTGCTGCTTTTCAACGAAAAGAAAATTTACAAATTGCTAGTCTTCATAAAAGTCCATCTTCCAATGATACTGAAATGAGGATTGAAGGAGAAAAGTCCTTTCTAAACACATTGAAGAGCTCTAAGAAACTggaacaagatagagagaagaacaaAGATGATTACTGTTCTGTTTTAGATTCAGATGGCCAAGGACCCAAAGGcatgaaaaagaaaggaaagaaaggaaGGCAGATAGACCCTTCTTTGCTTGGTTTCAAGGTTACAAGCAATCGCATTATGATGGGGGAAATTCATCGTTTGGATGACTGA
- the LOC131074490 gene encoding protein ESSENTIAL FOR POTEXVIRUS ACCUMULATION 1 isoform X2 → MADDKRDLLQEIRNNRDGRNSLLDPSGLLVDSFDMETKDFPGSENVIPLSPQWLHPKTAESKFQEARTPNSLNQSGSSDANLKEHWRGDGPLDKKDWRRTTTVENDGGRRWREEERESSAVARRDRRKDGDRETEMWKNDRRSENSSLREAAESKNLSDRWQDAGSRDKKWSTVWGPEDNEKDVRREKRGETDKEDGHDRQASFSTSRLVSDRDSEKVPAWKPRFRLDNSRDNSRKSSGGRGSGFVFGRGRSNSSASNLPVKSPIGASIVTDGFCYPRGKLLDIYRDLKVFSPSLGIPNGFVEVSGITSSDHVEPLAFIPPETEEQAILDDIRKGKITSCEAVSGRSSNIIGRDYRGGNGLPEDILVDSNKQASFDCAADPQVVTDSLLKLCQVELPDLDESELTDSVISKETREDFRGADKVFSLHDSGVETFVSETSSHEVGAAKSNEETSEYPSVGESKRADVNHTRLESKGRKGPENVSNLSSGTFSIEETPVRDIHLTSERVSLPVDASGLFDDKVFDGCDLEEEELKKKDISLGEQGLSPEELTLFYKDPQGEIQGPFLGIDIISWFEQGFFGTDLLVCFADASEGTPFQALGEVMPHLRQKTRAVDGFGSMKDSGNSNKMSLRSGQGVSSSEVGFDNANKNPVFNYNQDKLLSSFSGQSNFPEQDATVLGGYIPDTLKSNLHNIFDLEKQSHLASAMEGREGSLARMTRHGGGSVVGEPISNIETHRVPAFPRNEANDKQLSMQSVAEALGSIWSGQEDDQFLNLRAGFSDSMVSSSVTGNAIPMTPKVQSFTNNQRQDLFRSSKEPSFSVSSYVPTDRAWSEMLQRDAHHLPQFDQNMQQMEQAELLFHHHLQQEQQQHQKHQGLSPGQLQLQPGVALHNQIANSGLGHSIENILLQHPSVLQPSLLPSHKQLVGPTLPQSAMALDPISRLQLQQLQQQAHNPVQMQPQQQLLQQQHHTHAQLPHPHMFLQHQRQSHQTSSDHLLSQIYDPSYEQNHIHPSQSGLIDQLLLRQEGLRPDSQLHQQSVLRPNITMERNLSLEQLFHQRRQELQSHQLSLASQRQYMDERRVSGVWAVDESGEFVQTQASNLQPFDLHQPHQRMLSTQQQHSQFPNFQPSHSLALNADTKSNYPFERVEHHERSVDGRLHGMLDPNFLSFERPTDLSVMNMDFAHSLKQQLQELRMQERLYGTSLAGQDEQFLSKNNLNNSRSLPMHFQALQPEATSRGWEQPSNTHASDVAFQGTGYFMQQGQALDFNIENQGHKLQLGSANWQSKEGSKENHSIRSFTNSHNANLHRGQLQDDSFLQQFSLHSGSTSLVPGNGISNDPEQRQRVLSEVDSTDMSGPVFDSAYRISGQLSKNYTTEEVSEVLKDLAIDGISPTQSQATFTPTGMGYMMQSKSLYETHEERVGGKEASDGSNYAA, encoded by the exons ATGGCTGACGACAAGCGTGATCTTCTACAAGAAATCCGGAACAACAGAG ATGGTCGCAATAGTTTGCTAGATCCCTCTGGATTGCTGGTGGACTCCTTTGATATGGAGACTAAAG ATTTTCCTGGGTCCGAAAATGTTATCCCCCTGTCTCCCCAGTGGTTGCATCCAAAGACTGCTGAGAGCAAG TTTCAGGAAGCCCGAACTCCAAACAGCTTGAATCAGAGTGGAAGCTCTGATGCCAATCTAAAAGAGCATTGGCGAGGAGACGGACCCCTTGATAAGAAAGATTGGAGGCGAACTACCACTGTCGAAAATGATGGTGGGCGCCGTTGGCGCGAAGAGGAGAGAGAAAGTAGTGCAGTGGCCAGAAGAGATCGTAGAAAGGATGGTGATAGAGAAACTGAAATGTGGAAAAATGATCGTCGATCTGAAAATTCTTCACTGAGGGAAGCAGCAGAAAGTAAAAATTTATCAGACCGGTGGCAAGATGCTGGCAGTCGCGACAAAAAATGGTCTACAGTGTGGGGACCCGAAGATAATGAAAAAGATGTGCGCCGAGAGAAACGTGGTGAGACGGACAAGGAAGATGGTCATGATAGACAGGCTTCTTTTTCCACCAGTCGCCTAGTTAGTGATCGTGACTCAGAGAAGGTACCTGCCTGGAAACCTCGATTCCGTTTGGATAACTCGCGTGATAACTCGCGCAAAAGTTCAGGAGGGAGAGGTTCTGGATTTGTATTTGGTAGAGGTCGTTCAAACTCCAGTGCTAGTAATCTACCCGTGAAATCTCCCATTGGTGCTTCTATAGTGACAGATGGCTTTTGCTATCCACGAGGCAAACTCCTTGACATATACAGGGACCTTAAAGTATTTTCACCCTCCCTTGGTATTCCCAATGGATTTGTTGAAGTTTCTGGGATAACATCATCTGATCATGTTGAGCCATTAGCGTTTATTCCACCTGAAACAGAAGAGCAG GCTATTTTGGATGATATTCGCAAGGGAAAAATCACAAGCTGTGAAGCAGTTTCTGGTAGATCTAGCAATATAATTGGCAGGGACTATCGTGGGGGCAATG GGTTACCGGAGGATATATTGGTTGATAGCAACAAGCAAGCCTCTTTTGATTGTGCTGCAGATCCTCAGGTTGTTACTGATTCGCTGTTAAAGTTGTGCCAAGTTGAGCTTCCTGACTTAGATGAGTCGGAACTTACAGATTCAGTTATTTCTAAAGAGACAAGAGAAGATTTCAGAG GAGCAGATAAAGTTTTCAGTTTGCATGACAGCGGGGTCGAAACATTTGTGTCAGaaacatcttctcatgaagttggAGCTGCAAAATCAAATGAAGAAACATCTGAATACCCTTCTGTTGGGGAAAGCAAAAGAGCAGATGTTAATCATACAAGATTAGAAAGCAAAGGCAGAAAAGGGCCTGAAAATGTTTCAAATCTTTCTTCAGGGACTTTTTCAATTGAGGAAACACCTGTGAGAGATATTCATTTAACTTCAGAGAGAGTTAGTCTACCGGTTGATGCAAGTGGGCTTTTTGATGACAAAGTATTTGATGgatgtgatttggaggaggaagagcTCAAAAAGAAGGATATTAGTTTAGGAGAACAAGGTTTATCTCCAGAGGAGCTAACTCTTTTTTATAAGGATCCTCAAGGAGAAATTCAGGGACCTTTTCTAGGCATAGACATAATTTCATGGTTTGAGCAAGGTTTTTTTGGTACAGATTTACTGGTGTGTTTTGCTGATGCTTCTGAAGGAACACCATTTCAGGCCCTTGGAGAGGTTATGCCACACTTGAGACAAAAAACCCGTGCAGTTGATGGTTTTGGTTCTATGAAGGATTCAGGAAACTCAAATAAAATGTCTTTGAGAAGTGGGCAAGGTGTCTCATCTTCAGAAGTTGGGTTTGATAATGCTAACAAGAACCCAGTTTTTAATTATAACCAGGACAAATTGTTATCCAGTTTTTCAGGGCAGTCTAATTTTCCAGAACAGGATGCTACTGTTTTGGGTGGATATATTCCTGACACTCTGAAAAGCAACTTACACAATATATTTGATCTAGAAAAACAGTCCCATTTGGCATCTGCAATGGAGGGCAGAGAGG GAAGTTTAGCGAGAATGACACGACATGGTGGTGGAAGCGTTGTTGGAGAACCTATTTCAAATATTGAGACGCACAGGGTGCCTGCCTTCCCCCGGAATGAGGCAAATGATAAGCAGCTTTCTATGCAATCTGTAGCAGAAGCTCTTGGTTCAATTTGGTCTGGACAGGAGGATGATCAGTTTCTTAATTTAAGAGCTGGTTTTTCAGATTCAATGGTCAGTAGTTCTGTTACTGGCAATGCAATTCCCATGACACCAAAAGTGCAATCTTTTACTAACAATCAGCGACAGGACTTATTTCGTTCTTCTAAGGAACCGTCATTTAGTGTTAGCTCTTATGTTCCAACTGATAGGGCTTGGTCTGAGATGTTGCAGAGGGATGCACATCATTTGCCACAATTTGATCAGAATATGCAACAGATGGAACAAGCTGAGCTTTTATTTCATCACCACTTACAACAGGAACAGCAGCAACATCAAAAGCATCAGGGGCTGTCACCAGGACAGCTTCAATTGCAACCAGGAGTGGCGTTGCACAATCAAATTGCAAATTCAGGTTTAGGACACAGCATTGAAAATATACTATTGCAGCACCCATCAGTGCTGCAACCATCTTTGCTTCCATCACATAAGCAGCTTGTTGGCCCTACACTGCCTCAATCTGCAATGGCATTGGATCCAATCTCTAGGCTTCAGCTCCAACAGCTTCAGCAACAAGCCCATAACCCTGTACAAATGCAGCCACAGCAGCAGCTGCTTCAGCAGCAACATCACACCCATGCACAACTACCACATCCTCATATGTTTTTGCAGCATCAACGACAATCTCATCAGACATCCTCAGATCATTTACTTTCTCAGATATATGATCCCAGCTATGAACAAAATCACATTCATCCATCTCAAAGTGGTTTAATTGATCAACTTCTATTACGACAGGAAGGCCTGAGGCCTGACTCCCAGCTGCATCAGCAGTCTGTGCTTAGACCAAATATTACAATGGAAAGAAACCTTTCACTGGAGCAACTTTTTCATCAGAGAAGACAGGAGTTACAATCTCACCAACTTTCTTTGGCATCCCAACGACAATATATGGATGAAAGACGTGTTAGTGGAGTTTGGGCTGTTGATGAGTCTGGTGAATTTGTGCAGACACAAGCATCTAATCTGCAACCCTTTGATCTACACCAACCACATCAGCGGATGTTGAGCACACAACAGCAACATTCACAATTTCCAAATTTTCAACCTTCACATTCTTTAGCATTGAATGCAGATACAAAATCCAATTATCCATTTGAGCGGGTTGAACATCATGAGCGTTCTGTTGATGGTAGATTGCATGGTATGCTTGATCCCAACTTCTTATCATTTGAAAGGCCAACAGATTTGTCTGTAATGAACATGGATTTTGCACACTCTCTCAAGCAACAACTTCAAGAATTAAGAATGCAAGAACGGTTGTATGGTACATCCCTGGCGGGACAGGATGAACAATTTCTGTCCAAAAATAATCTCAACAATTCTCGATCTCTTCCAATGCATTTTCAAGCCTTACAACCAGAGGCGACAAGTAGAGGCTGGGAGCAACCCTCTAACACACATGCTTCTGATGTTGCCTTTCAGGGAACTGGTTATTTTATGCAACAAGGACAGGCTTTAGATTTTAATATTGAGAATCAAGGTCATAAGTTGCAGCTAGGAAGTGCAAACTGGCAATCCAAGGAAGGCTCTAAGGAGAACCATTCTATAAGGTCCTTTACTAATTCACACAATGCCAATTTACATAGAGGACAGTTACAGGATGAttcttttcttcaacagttttctcttCATTCTGGGTCCACATCTCTAGTTCCTGGAAATGGGATTTCTAATGATCCAGAGCAAAGACAGCGCGTTTTGTCTGAGGTTGATTCAACAGATATGTCTGGTCCTGTTTTTGATTCCGCATATAGAATTTCGGGTCAACTCTCCAAAAATTATACAACTGAAGAGGTGTCTGAGGTTCTCAAAGATTTGGCTATAGATGGTATTAGTCCCACTCAATCCCAAGCGACGTTTACTCCCACAGGTATGGGTTATATGATGCAGTCCAAATCACTTTATGAAACCCATGAAGAGAGGGTTGGTGGCAAAGAGGCATCGGATGGATCTAATTATGCTGCCT GA